A single region of the Myripristis murdjan chromosome 3, fMyrMur1.1, whole genome shotgun sequence genome encodes:
- the LOC115357133 gene encoding PWWP domain-containing DNA repair factor 3B-like, with the protein MKCPGTLLNSRPVFSVTRRHKLMQRMEGVTRKSRKRKAKKMPVKKMNPQMASSPATDASSALSQSPPSPLASTPKRRSGRIQLMQELCLTPTSVHSSSADTPFTVLKSPPRARKEKLERTVSTRQLKASEMHLPCSTPKTQSRLGKRCAAQTGRLRKRLSREQTQSCHENSVPPAKVQHRKRQKVEEGAKPKEATTQPPIRCRPRFELLEPEAIDQDDAELSSELSIELSHYEDQLASFSIQEDEEEEEENEEELPSFLMRVNKKPITEGVFVWCKFRNYPFWPAMVKSVYPKMKKASILFIDDQLIGKKSKGLTVALKPLKPFDCEEANQLVSKAKENYSAAIQWSIDLINDYRIRIACGSFTGSFIEYFAHDMSYPVRRTYPQAVSERIIIASEMVMEERCDDHKEENSTVLKEEVNKSSKRLLPDRTHAAHNRASEKLVHFIVKQRMVESHLLAVISGQQQSRWLRSFLNTKRRHVVNVYLEDDEQLDQVYSYLNELYQRAPVTAPCLASMQFMQRVAFVLDVLLPEAIIYAIAGVDKLSIENAEEKYLKGRSISNREREQFDRMIEQQMKRKSVHQNTTHSHSTFHLGPCSTIPDFQFVEG; encoded by the exons ATGAAATGTCCTGGCACTCTACTGAACTCAAGGCCAGTTTTCTCAGTGACAAGACGACACAAACTTATGCAAAGAATGGAAG GTGTTACGCGTAAATCAAGAAAAAGGAAAGCTAAAAAGATGCCGGTGAAGAAAATGAACCCACAGATGGCTTCATCTCCAGCCACCGATGCATCCAGTGCTCTGAGCCAGTCCCCTCCAAGCCCCTTAGCAAGCACACCAAAGAGACGCAGTGGACGAATACAACTGATGCAAGAACTTTGCCTGACGCCCACATCAGTCCACAGTTCCTCTGCTGACACCCCATTCACCGTCTTAAAGTCGCCTCCTCGAGCCAGGAAAGAGAAGCTAGAGAGAACTGTATCCACCAGGCAATTAAAG GCATCAGAGATGCATTTGCCATGCAGCACACCAAAGACCCAAAGCCGACTTGGGAAGCGCTGTGCTGCCCAGACGGGACGGCTCAGAAAAAGACTCTCAAGGGAGCAGACGCAGAGCTGCCATGAAAACAGTGTTCCTCCAGCCAAGGTGCAGCACAGGAAGCGACAGAAAGTAGAGGAAGGAGCGAAGCCAAAAGAAGCCACCACTCAGCCACCCATACGCTGTAGACCAAGATTTGAGCTGCTGGAGCCTGAAGCCATAGATCAAG ACGATGCGGAGCTGTCGTCAGAGCTCTCAATAGAGCTGAGTCACTATGAGGACCAACTGGCCTCTTTCTCCATccaggaggatgaggaggaagaagaggagaacgAGGAGGAGCTGCCCAGCTTCCTGATGCGGGTGaataaaa agCCCATTACAGAGGGAGTTTTTGTGTGGTGCAAATTTAGAAATTATCCATTCTGGCCTGCAATG GTAAAAAGTGTGTACCCCAAGATGAAAAAAGCCAGTATCCTGTTCATTGATGACCAACTGATTGGCAAAAAGAGTAAAGG GCTGACTGTGGCTCTGAAACCCTTGAAGCCTTTTGACTGTGAAGAGGCCAATCAGTTGGTG AGTAAAGCCAAGGAAAACTACAGTGCTGCCATTCAATGGTCCATCGATTTGATAAATGACTACAGAATCCGGATTG CATGCGGCTCATTTACTGGCTCCTTCATTGAATACTTTGCCCACGATATGA GTTACCCAGTCAGAAGGACGTATCCTCAGGCAGTCTCAGAGAGAATAATCATTGCCAGCGAGATGGTGATGGAGGAGCGGTGTGATGATCATAAAGAGGAGAATTCAACTGTGCTGAAGGAGGAGGTCAACAAGAGCTCAAAGAGGCTGCTACCTGACCGGACTCATGCCGCCCACAACCGTGCCAGTGAGAAGCTGGTTCATTTCATTGTCAAGCAGCGCATGGTAGAGAGCCACCTGCTG GCTGTTATCAGTGGGCAGCAGCAGTCCAGATGGCTGCGCTCTTTCCTGAACACTAAACGGAGACATGTAGTGAATGTGTACCTGGAAGACGATGAGCAGTTGGACCAAGTCTACAGTTACCTGAATGAACTTTATCAAAGGGCCCCTGTGACCGCCCCCTGTCTGGCTAGCATGCAGTTCATGCAGCGTGTCGCTTTTGTGCTGGATGTGCTTCTGCCCGAG GCCATCATCTATGCCATAGCTGGAGTGGACAAGTTGTCAATAGAAAATGCAGAAGAAAAGTACCTAAAAGGACGATCCATAAGTAACAG agaaagagagcagtttGACCGGATGATTGAGCAGCAGATGAAGAGAAAATCGGTGCATCAGAATACTACGCATTCACATTCGACATTTCATCTTGGACCCTGTTCCACGATCCCAGACTTCCAGTTTGTTGAAGGctga